A region from the Hippopotamus amphibius kiboko isolate mHipAmp2 chromosome 15, mHipAmp2.hap2, whole genome shotgun sequence genome encodes:
- the LOC130836284 gene encoding olfactory receptor 7C2-like — protein MDRANQTGIRNFLLLGFTEDPDLQALLFGLFLSVYLVTFTGSLLIILVVVSDSHLHTPMYFFLSNLSFTDICFTSTTIPKMLLNLQTHSKVITYAGCLTQEFFFIVFGCLENLLLTVMAYDRFVAICHPLHYMVIMNPQLCGLLTLGSWCISVMGSLFETLTLLRLSFCRSMNITHFFCELPEVLKLACKNTLINNIALYFVTIVLGVFPLSGILFSYSQIFSSVLRISSARGKYKAFSTCGSHLSVVSLFYGTGLGVYLSSVATSSSRTSLVASVMYTMVTPMLNPFIYSLRNKDMKGALVRLLSRAPSLNDRAFIALS, from the coding sequence ATGGACAGAGCAAACCAAACAGGAATCCGAAACTTTCTCCTCCTGGGATTCACAGAGGACCCAGACCTGCAGGCTCTTCTTTTTGGGCTGTTTCTATCTGTATACCTGGTCACATTCACTGGGAGCCTGCTCATTATCTTGGTCGTCGTCtcagactcccacctccacacacccatgtacttcttcctctccaacctgtcctttactgacatctgtttcacctccaccaccatcccaaagatgctgctaAACCTCCAGACACACAGCAAGGTTATCACCTATGCAGGCTGTCTCacccaggaattttttttcattgtgtttggaTGCCTAGAAAATTTACTcctgactgtgatggcctatgaccgcttcgtggccatctgtcaccccctGCACTACATGGTCATCATGAACCCCCAGCTCTGTGGGCTGTTGACACTGGGGTCCTGGTGCATCAGTGTTATGGGCTCCCTATTTGAGACCTTGACCCTCTTGAGGCTCTCTTTCTGCAGAAGCATGAATATTACACACTTTTTTTGTGAACTTCCTGAAGTTCTGAAGCTCGCCTGTAAGAACACCCTCATCAATAACATAGCCTTGTATTTTGTGACTATTGTCCTAGGTGTTTTCCCTCTCTCTGGGATCCTCTTTTCTTATTCTCAGATTTTCTCTTCCGTCCTGAGAATTTCATCAGCCAGGGGCAAGTACAAAGCCTTTTCCACCTGTGGGTCTCACCTCTCAGTGGTTTCCTTGTTCTATGGCACAGGCCTTGGGGTCTACCTTAGTTCTGTAGCCACTTCATCCTCCAGGACAAGTCTGGTGGCCTCAGTGATGTACACCATggtcacccccatgctgaaccccttcatctacagtctgaggaacaagGACATGAAGGGAGCCCTGGTGAGACTCCTCAGCAGGGCACCATCTCTCAATGACAGGGCCTTTATAGCACTCTCATAA